AATCAAATTCAAAGTGTGACTGGCCTATCAGTTGAGGGAAATATGTACCGCAGAGACATTCCGGAGCAGCGTAAGGAGCAGCTGATTAACGCCGCTTTCGAGACCATTAACGTCGTCGGGCTGGCCGGCGTCACCCTGTCTCAGGTGGCGAAAGAAGCCGGGCTGTCGACCGGCATCGTCAGCCACTATTTTGGCGATAAAGAGGGGTTGCTGAGCGCCACCATGCGCAAAATCCTGCGCGATCTGCGCGATGCGGTGGCCGAGAGCCGCGCGCAGGCGGCGAGCGACAGCCAGTCACAGCTGTTCGCCATTATCCAGGGCAACTTCCACCCCAGCCAAACCAACGCCATATCCATGCGCGCCTGGCTCGACTTCTGGGCCG
The sequence above is drawn from the Serratia sp. FDAARGOS_506 genome and encodes:
- the betI gene encoding transcriptional regulator BetI gives rise to the protein MYRRDIPEQRKEQLINAAFETINVVGLAGVTLSQVAKEAGLSTGIVSHYFGDKEGLLSATMRKILRDLRDAVAESRAQAASDSQSQLFAIIQGNFHPSQTNAISMRAWLDFWAASMHQPVLRRLQRANDRRLYSNICYQFRRELPLHQARDAARGLAAMIDGLWLRGSLAGDETDLTQDSRIACDYVAQRLNAAQPQG